GTGCAACCTGCTATAAATGTCCTACAGAAGAGTGGCCTGATGAGAAGAAAATGAAATGTATTCCTAGAATATACGAGTTTCTATCCTTTGAGGAGGACATTCTAACTTTCATATTTTTAGGAATAGTTGTATTTATTTCTGCTGTGACATTGATCATATTAGGAATCTTCATTTATTACTGGGACACACCGATTGTTAAAGCCAATAACCGGACTGTGAGCGTAATCCTCCTGGCCTCCATCTTGTTGAACTTCCTCAGTGTTCTCTTCTTCCTTGGTCGTCCAGTTGACATAACCTGCTTACTGAGACAAACATCATTTGGCGTCTTCTTCTCTATCGGTGTCTCTTCTGTTCTGGCCAAAACTATCACAGTCTGCATTGCCTTCAAAGCCACCAAACCTGGAAGTATCTGGGTGAAGTGGATCTCATTCAATGTGTCAAATTATGTGGTCTTGTTGTGTTCTTCTGTACAAGTTCTCATTTGTGTTATTTGGTTGCTGATGTCTCATCCTTATGTAGAGTTTGATCATCACTCTTATCCTGGGAAGATCATCATTCAGTGTAATGAAGGCTCGGTCATCGCCTTCTACTCCATGTTGGGTTATATGGGGTTCCTGGCAGCTGTGAGCTTTGTTCTGGCTTTCATGGTGAGGACATTACCCGACAATTTTAATGAAGCCAAGTAcatcaccttcagcatgctgctgtTCTGCAGTGTCTGGATCGCCATGATACCAGCCTATCTGAGCACTAAAGGGAAGTACATGGTGGCTGTGGAGATATTTGCCATATTGACCTCATGTTCTGGCATTCTTGGTTGTATATTTcttccaaaaatatatattcttcttTTTGAACCTAGTTTGAACTCCAGAAAAGCTATTTTGGAGACAAACAGAGTATAATGTATTACATGGTGTATACTAGTATCTgtttaaattaatttattttaatttttttaattttatttagacTTTGCTTTAGATTTGTCTTCATTTTTTCTTAAATGGTTGAAATACTTCCTAACTAAGACATCTCCATAAATCATGAAattggacctgtcaccactcctcacACGTTTGTATTAGTGAATACTTGCATTACCTATGAtttaccaattctggagcatctattcctataacTCAATGTCCCAACATTCCTTTATTATGCCTGCTAGGAGTTTATGAATACATTTCCAGCAGACCAacaaaggtccatctgggtgttatcAGTTGGGGATATGTCTACCTACAGTTTGACGCTACCCCATCAGTTCCTGTGTCACAATGTGCAaggacacaccctcaactggttacatccagatggacctttattgcagtctgctggcaattcatttataaacttcagctagaaataataaaggaatggcacaacatatacAGTAAGATGGGGAATGAAAGCTGTTACTAAGCAGTTACTAAGACATGGCAGATGGTGAGGTGATTGGTCCTCTGTAAGCCATAATACAGTCACTATACTGTAGAACATACATATAATCTTTCCATATGCTGGTAATGTCACAGCGACATACTTTGTCCCATAAAGCTGACTTCTTCTAGAAGAATATCCTTTCTAGCTACCACTTGTTTTACCCGATGATTGATGCACAGCTATGTTGCTGTCTTGTAAGTTAATTTGTGTAATTTAGGCAATTAAATTTGGGGCAAATAAGTTTAAATTCCTTCTGTTTCCAATTCAGTTTTGAGGAGTATgtgcaaaataaaaactgtcaagatttatttgtgtttttctaataAGCACAATTCCCGTTTGCGCCATGACATGAATTATGCTttaaactagagatgagtgaacttctTTAAATTTCTTTCGGATCTGATTCGATGAATCattcaaaaaatttgattttggtCTGACACCGAATCGATTCTACTTGAATAAAAAAACAGCTCAAATTTCCCTGAATAttggtgtatgacactctgaTGTCTCCTAGaactaatattttattatataatatatttttctttttttctaataactactgtgagggggcacatatgtgggcataactaatgtgagggggcacatatcaaggcataactactatgagggggcacatatcaaggcataactactgtgaggggcacgtaatctggcataactactgtgaggggcacataatctggcataactactgtgaggggcacatatctggcataactactgtgaggggtcacatagctgggcataactactttgagggggcatatatctggcataactacagtTAGCGGgtgcatatctgggcataactactgtgagggggaccatatatggccataactactgtgagggggcacatatctgggcataacttctgtgaggggggGAACATATCttgtataactactgtaaggggacacaaaagtggacataactactgtgacagtaACAAaggtgggtatagctgctgtgaggggccacaaggaggacataacatttgtgaggggccacaatgtgggcattagtactgtgtggtagcattTAGGGGAactgtcctagattaccctgctatacattggcatggctcagtcttacggGACCAGCAGagagccccctgctggtgatttcacaggggcagtcaccatcccttccctTATGTggttattcttttattttttctctagTACTAAAGGTACCGTATtccggatccagtggacatcatgcCGATGCCAGCTACACCCTGGATGAgataggaccagattttattagttaggactgggtgaggGTAGCCATGCATTAGgcttagtgcaaaaaaaaaaaattgccgcctCTTTGTATGAattgagggggtgggggggggggcaatccaaagtttgcactggggcccataacactctagttacgccactgagtgtgttctttcactctatagtagaatctgaggtcactgcacggttctttatacctgatgctaaGATTGACCTGTAAggataagttcacacttgagttatttggtcagttttggttaTTTTACTAAATAAGTAAAGTATGAAGCGATTTTAAGAGTGACGTCTGTCATCTGCCGGTCATACAGACAcaaagtaactgtttcactaccacagcggactaactatgcatgtttctgcaatgcacagctatcacgatcggcgtgactatcacatacgtgacacagagggagggaaagaggaaggccctgcccaaatgagagggaaggtggtgacccctgactcaccttgcggctggcacctggctgccctgacgtccctagacgggttcctcacccgtacgccgatcacgtgcctaaaaccctggctttccctaagatgagccctagatagtgaacagggcggtgggaacactagtccgcaccactagctctaaaggaaaacaccaaggggaggacagacaatacagactcaacatataatcccaggtgggcgacaacaggagacaacaaaaaccccaacagggatccggagggtagcactctggaacaacaaccaggattcacagctccagtgggtcagtatagaagtccaggcaggaagctctataactggcaactagagaagtgtgagaggagaatataaggaggttgggagtggcagacaagaaacagatgaggaggagaagctacggatccctgagtgagacaaaaatgatagcaaggcaaacacagaaaacaatcactaagaaacaacgtgatctttagacatagagcacgcagccacccgctgcgacttcctgaccccgggtataacggagtcagacgtggctcttgacaccctcgtgacaacagcGTTCTACACCGATATACAGGCTCTCTGAAATAACTGATTTTTCAATTGATTTGTCACTAAAACATTTggatcaaatctttttgggaaaATTCGTGAAACcatccaaattgaatttttttaaaatgtttcatctccagtaatatatatatatatatatatatatatatatatacagacctatagtttggacacaccttctcattcaaagagttttctttatttttatgactatgaaaattgtagattcacactgaaggcatcaaaactatgaattatcacatgtggaattatatacataacaaaaaagtgtgaaacaacagaaaatatgtcatattctaggttctttaaagtagccaccttttgctttgattactgctttgcacactcttagcattctcttgatgagcttcaagaggtagtcacctaaaatggttttcacttcacaggtgtgccctgtcaggtttaataagtgggatttcttgccttataaatggggttgggaccatcagttgcgttgtggagaagtcaggtgcggaggataagttcatccgagtcattagcctcagaaatcacaggttaacagcagctcagattagagaccaggtcaatgccacacagagttctagcagcagacacatctctagaacaactgttaagaggagactgtgtgaatcaggccttcatggtagaatatcttctaggaaaccactgctaaggacaggcaacaagcagaagagacttgtttgggctaaagaacagaaggaatggacattagaccagtggaaatctgtgctttggtctgacgagtccaaatttgagatctttggttccaaccaccgtgtctttgtgcgacgcagaaaaggtgaacggatggactctacatgcctggttcccaccgtgaagcatggaggaggagctgtgatggtgtggggggtgctttgctggtgacactgtttgggatttattcaaaattgaacgcatactgaaccagcatggctaccacagcatcttgcagcggcatgctattccatccggtttgcatttagttggaccatcatttatttttcaacaggacaatgaccccaaacacacctccaggctgtgtaagggctatttgaccatgaaggagagtgatggggtgctgcgccagatgacctggcctccacagtcaccagacttgaacccaattgagatggtttggggtgagctggaccgcagagtgaaggcaaaagggccaacaagtgctaagcatctctgggaactccttcaagactgttggaagaccatttcaggtgactacctcttgaagctcatcaagagaatgccaagagtgtgcgaagcagtaatcaaagcaaaatatgacatattttctgttgtttcacacttttttgttatgtatataattccacatgtgttaattcatagttttgatgccttcagtgtgaatctacaattttcatagtcatgaaaataaagaaaactctttgaatgagaaggtgtgtccaaacttttggtctgtactgtatatatatatatacatatatatatatatatatatatatatatacatatccctCTCCAAATTTAAATACCCTGTAGATGCCATTAAAACAGCTATACCCTTGATCACAGGTACAGTTCACAAATAGGTAGACAACCATCTTTGTATATAATTTAATAGTGCATTGGGATGATCACACTGCACACTGATACTGTAGCACGTCTGTCCCTGGTGTAATTTGATCCGGTCACCACAATAGGTGTTCTGGTTCCGGGGAATGATGGTGTGGGATAGTGGAGGGACGCCATTCCAAGATCCCGTGTTGTCACATCCAAAGGGATTCTGATGTGAATTCTGATGCTCCCTACATGAGCCAGGTATCACTTCCATTTTCGATTACCTCCACCTATTTCTACTGGTTCTCATGGCCTGCCAATGCCCTTTATTTACCAGCTGATCTTGTACAGGCTGTTGATGAGTCTCCCCTCTAAAGGAGTTCTTTGAGAGCCCCTCCGATCAgatatcatcagcatctgatcgtgggggtctaaCACTCGATAACCCTGCCGATTCGCTGAGAAGTCAGCAGCACTCGCAGTAGCGTCTCGACCTTCTCGCTGCTTTCccaaggccatgtgacatcaagttcatcggtcacatgacttagccgaagctcagccccatagaagtgaatggggctgagaaaGATAACCAGCACAGATGCTATGCAATgtgcagcactgtgcttggtgagcacagagaaggccgcggtgctcacaggagtgccagagctttctcaaatagctgattgacAGGTCTCCTAGATGTTGGACTTCCACGAacagataacctatcctgaggatagatcatcagttgcaAACTCTGTATGTCAAGGAAAGGATTCTCTTAAAATGTCTACAACAGTGGTGCGGCTTGTTTATTAGTTACAGTCCACGAAGAAGGCACATTATGGTTGGTGGTTAGAATACTCTCTAGATGGTATGAGTAAGCCTTATGGTTGCTGGTCACTCTGGGTGCTACAGGACACTCAACCATTCTCAAATACATATAGAACAGTCTCTGAAAACAGCATTGTGAGAGATAGAACTCCATCTTATATATCCTATATCTATCTGAACCAGAGTTCAATTAGAGGTTAATAAAATGTTAGCTGGCACACAGGGCGGGGGAGGAATAAGCTGACAACCTCCCTCCCTTCCTGTTCTATTTTTATAAATGCAAGCTTCTGCTGCGCTAAGTTCACATCCTCTTTTCTGATAAAGATGTTTCATTTCTTCTGTCTTTGTGGTTTTATGTGACGCACGGCTGTTAAGCGTCTACCAATAATCATGGTATAAGATTGTCTGCTAATTTACAATAAAGTAGATTACTGATTACAACCATTGTGTGTCTGTATCAGCCTTCGCTTTGCACATATGCTATTTTAATTCGGAACCCATAATCAAAGACGCTGGGGTAATTGCCCTCACAAAACTTGGCCCCCAATGTGGGGATGGACTAATCGGCTCTCCCTCGACACCCCAATAACCACGGACAGACGGTCAGAGGACGTACGGATCCACTTAAAGCGGCGCTGCAAGGTAAGAGACTTTATCTTGCTAAAATCTGTGCCTCATCTCCTGTCTGTCCAAATCGGTGTGGAGTTGGAGTCTTAAAAGCTGATTTACAGTCCAGTCTGTTTTTGGTAAAAAACTCTAAAGATATGCTATTCCTATGATTATTGAGTAAGACTTTTGACTATGATGTTTGAGACAGTAAACTGGGATTGCTGACAGATATCTGTTGTCCGATATGTTTTGCGGAAAATAACTAAGAACACCAAAAAGGGAAATCAGGAGCCCTGGAACCTCCTGAGGGGTTGAATAAGCTGAGGCTCAGTGCAGAATACACTAGGTATATAGTGGGGAAGTTCTGTAGAAAACTGAGTTTGGTTCACTGGAAAAATAATTTTAGTCTTCTAGAGTACACTGGTACAAGTGAGGAAGCTCTAGGACTAGGAGAAACTGACGTCAGGAAATTGTATTCTTTGGTGTTGAATGACAAAACTTGTGGACAACTGAAACATATGGCTAATAATCATAGTGTCCCAGAGGGTTACAAGACAGCAAAAACCCTAGTGGAAGTGTGGGAAAAGTTTAACTAAACATATGATGGTAGGATTAGGGATCATGGATGCAAAGGAGTTGTTGACATATGTATAAAAGTAGGTCTAGCTAAAGAGTAACCCTTAATagtaaataatctttattaattcATAGAACGCACTATAAGTCCTATCAGGTCCATGTACAAGAAGTCCACCCATATATTGAGAAGAGGAGGTGAAGTGACCCTGGTAATGATACTACATCTAGGCCCtgtgcccaggggcgactcctggTGGTGGAGACCCCCCGTCCTCGAACCTCACTGACAACTCCTAGTACACCCTATGGTAGGCGGGCCGGCAACGGCCGTATGGGTGGACTCAGTTGGGCATGGACCGGACAGGATTACcctaaatgcacagtgtatactaCCCTATCGGTAGGGATACCAAAAGGTACACGATGCAAATGACTACagaacaa
This portion of the Bufo gargarizans isolate SCDJY-AF-19 chromosome 1, ASM1485885v1, whole genome shotgun sequence genome encodes:
- the LOC122921253 gene encoding vomeronasal type-2 receptor 26-like, which produces MQSCHQGVAQQHISLLAQPCRDEDHNAGAQTSTFLTAGRQGIFIYYWDTPIVKANNRTVSVILLASILLNFLSVLFFLGRPVDITCLLRQTSFGVFFSIGVSSVLAKTITVCIAFKATKPGSIWVKWISFNVSNYVVLLCSSVQVLICVIWLLMSHPYVEFDHHSYPGKIIIQCNEGSVIAFYSMLGYMGFLAAVSFVLAFMVRTLPDNFNEAKYITFSMLLFCSVWIAMIPAYLSTKGKYMVAVEIFAILTSCSGILGCIFLPKIYILLFEPSLNSRKAILETNRV